A part of Bacillus horti genomic DNA contains:
- the blaI gene encoding penicillinase repressor BlaI gives MSKNVPSISEAEWEVMHILWAKAPRTANEVISSLQEKTDWKPKTIRTLLDRLVKKNVVGVNQNQKLYTFYPLFTQSDCQHAEAQSFLNRIYGGAMKSMLVQFMEEDSLSEEDIKELQSILKKKS, from the coding sequence GTGTCTAAAAACGTACCTAGTATCTCAGAAGCAGAATGGGAGGTTATGCATATACTTTGGGCAAAGGCACCACGAACGGCAAATGAAGTGATTTCCTCCTTGCAGGAAAAAACGGACTGGAAGCCTAAAACCATTCGTACTCTTTTGGATCGCCTAGTTAAAAAAAATGTGGTTGGTGTGAATCAAAATCAAAAGCTTTACACCTTCTATCCTCTATTCACTCAAAGCGACTGTCAGCATGCAGAGGCACAGTCCTTTCTTAATCGTATTTATGGCGGGGCAATGAAGTCTATGCTTGTGCAATTTATGGAGGAGGACTCTTTGTCTGAAGAGGATATTAAGGAGCTTCAATCTATTCTCAAGAAGAAGTCGTAA
- a CDS encoding BMP family lipoprotein gives MKKGIIALAMLVFVMGIAAACGSDNGTGSGDADFKVGMVTDAGTIDDKSFNQGTWEGVVEAAEELGLEHRYLKPNGETEAEYLQEIGNLYDAGFRFIVTPGFKFETAIHNAQSRYEDAKFVILDGAPHSGDGEVVVNENTVSIFYAEHESGFIAGVATALELQEGEAGFIGGMQIPPVQKFNWGFQQGIQYANENLGTNIEMKQENVIYQGTFDDVAAGGQIAGQMFNRGVDVIFACAGGVGVGAISEARTRVQSGEDVWIVGVDVDQYEDGIYDGDQSVILTSAMKKIGQSAYDMIQAEAEGNFPGGETLTFDVTNDGVGIPDENPNLSAETVQQVEEVVEKIKSGEITVSAEQGDLFE, from the coding sequence ATGAAAAAAGGCATTATCGCATTAGCCATGCTGGTTTTTGTCATGGGGATTGCTGCAGCCTGTGGTTCTGATAATGGAACAGGATCTGGAGACGCTGATTTTAAAGTAGGAATGGTTACAGACGCTGGAACAATTGATGATAAATCCTTTAACCAAGGAACTTGGGAAGGTGTAGTTGAGGCTGCTGAAGAGTTGGGCTTAGAGCATCGTTATCTAAAGCCAAATGGAGAAACAGAAGCTGAGTATCTACAAGAAATTGGTAACTTATATGATGCAGGCTTCAGATTTATTGTAACGCCTGGATTTAAGTTTGAAACAGCTATTCATAATGCGCAAAGCAGATATGAAGATGCAAAATTTGTTATCCTTGATGGTGCGCCACATAGTGGTGATGGAGAAGTTGTCGTTAATGAAAACACAGTTTCCATCTTTTACGCGGAGCATGAGTCAGGATTTATCGCTGGTGTAGCAACAGCTCTTGAGCTTCAAGAAGGGGAAGCAGGCTTCATTGGAGGAATGCAAATTCCACCGGTTCAGAAGTTTAACTGGGGCTTCCAGCAAGGGATTCAATATGCAAATGAAAACCTAGGAACAAATATTGAAATGAAGCAAGAAAATGTAATCTATCAAGGTACATTTGATGATGTAGCTGCTGGTGGGCAAATTGCAGGGCAAATGTTCAACCGTGGTGTAGATGTGATCTTCGCTTGTGCTGGTGGTGTTGGTGTTGGTGCGATCAGTGAAGCGAGAACTCGCGTTCAATCTGGTGAGGATGTTTGGATCGTTGGGGTAGACGTTGATCAATATGAGGATGGTATTTATGACGGAGATCAATCTGTTATTCTTACGTCTGCTATGAAGAAAATTGGTCAATCTGCTTACGATATGATTCAAGCAGAAGCAGAAGGTAACTTCCCGGGTGGGGAAACACTTACGTTTGATGTAACAAATGACGGAGTGGGTATTCCAGATGAGAACCCTAACCTAAGTGCAGAGACTGTTCAACAGGTTGAGGAAGTTGTAGAAAAGATTAAATCTGGCGAGATTACCGTTTCTGCAGAACAAGGAGATCTATTTGAGTAA
- a CDS encoding response regulator, with protein sequence MKVILVDDERPALLQLERLLKMDGRMQVDGKYTSAQAGLDHVKKEPVDIVFLDIDMPEMNGLEAAEHFQQANQELRIIFVTAYSNFALEAFELFALDYLLKPILPARLTKTVDRVVEYSGFKGRNERQDEPQESEPLIQCFKRFVLQVNDGTIKELKWRTLKTKELFAYLLHHNGKWLSKDHLVETIWPDYPMDKAVVHLHTSIYQIRKMLKEWNGEAKVEFAQDSYRILQDKLTTDVFQFEQGLGHLIIDTEQNWEVGQQKLALYTGDYLEECDYPWAEAKRSELQQSFFALSLDMAKYELQAMRGKQALHRLKAVHGVDPYSEECCRLMLEAYAANQEYIQLRQYYDEFKARLQEDLGVEPEQITETTYEWLLQR encoded by the coding sequence ATGAAGGTCATTCTTGTTGACGATGAAAGACCAGCGTTACTGCAGCTTGAGAGACTCCTAAAGATGGATGGCAGAATGCAAGTGGACGGAAAATATACGTCTGCGCAAGCTGGTCTGGATCATGTGAAAAAGGAGCCTGTTGATATTGTGTTCCTAGATATAGATATGCCTGAAATGAACGGGTTGGAGGCTGCGGAGCATTTTCAGCAGGCTAATCAAGAGCTGCGTATTATTTTTGTTACAGCGTATTCAAACTTTGCTTTGGAGGCGTTCGAGCTCTTCGCTCTAGATTACCTTCTAAAGCCAATCCTACCTGCACGGTTAACGAAAACAGTGGATCGTGTTGTAGAGTACTCGGGGTTTAAGGGAAGGAATGAACGGCAAGATGAACCGCAAGAGTCTGAACCTCTTATTCAATGCTTTAAACGCTTTGTCCTGCAGGTAAATGATGGAACCATAAAAGAGTTGAAATGGAGGACGCTTAAGACAAAGGAGCTCTTTGCTTATTTGCTGCATCATAATGGGAAATGGCTGTCCAAGGATCATCTGGTTGAAACGATCTGGCCAGACTACCCAATGGATAAAGCTGTTGTTCATTTACATACATCGATCTATCAAATCAGAAAGATGCTGAAGGAGTGGAATGGGGAAGCAAAGGTTGAATTTGCTCAGGATAGCTATCGCATTCTTCAGGACAAGCTAACTACAGATGTGTTCCAATTTGAACAGGGCTTGGGTCATCTAATTATTGATACGGAGCAGAATTGGGAGGTGGGGCAGCAAAAGCTTGCCCTCTACACGGGAGATTACCTTGAGGAGTGCGATTATCCTTGGGCAGAGGCCAAAAGAAGTGAGCTGCAGCAAAGTTTTTTTGCTCTTTCTTTGGATATGGCAAAGTATGAACTACAAGCGATGCGTGGTAAACAAGCGTTACATCGCTTGAAGGCTGTTCACGGGGTGGATCCCTATTCAGAGGAATGCTGCAGACTCATGCTGGAGGCTTATGCAGCTAATCAGGAATATATCCAGCTTCGTCAATACTATGATGAGTTTAAGGCCAGGCTTCAAGAGGATTTAGGAGTAGAGCCAGAGCAAATTACTGAGACAACTTATGAGTGGCTTCTACAAAGATAG
- a CDS encoding antibiotic biosynthesis monooxygenase family protein, which produces MSGIAQTLKPPYYAVIFTSERTEGTQGYGEMAEEMVKLASIQPGFLGVESAREGLGITVSYWESLEAIQKWKQNERHLIAQSKGKSEWYLRYKTRICKVERDYGFEATNTK; this is translated from the coding sequence ATGAGTGGTATTGCTCAAACACTAAAACCACCATACTATGCGGTCATTTTCACCTCTGAACGAACAGAAGGTACTCAAGGCTATGGTGAAATGGCAGAAGAAATGGTAAAGCTTGCGTCAATTCAACCTGGATTTCTTGGAGTAGAAAGTGCACGAGAAGGCTTGGGTATTACGGTGTCTTATTGGGAATCTCTAGAAGCTATACAAAAATGGAAGCAAAATGAAAGACATCTCATTGCACAAAGCAAAGGGAAATCAGAATGGTATCTTAGATATAAAACGAGGATTTGTAAGGTTGAACGAGATTACGGCTTTGAAGCAACAAACACAAAATAA
- a CDS encoding type II toxin-antitoxin system PemK/MazF family toxin, which translates to MQGDIWLTKVYFQNFEMFKVRPVVIVGHDLTIDIDVIISPITSAAPRSEFDVVIEFWKESGLLYPSVARTTKLASIPRKELMRKLGKLNEQDLKNVISQCRKLF; encoded by the coding sequence GTGCAAGGAGACATTTGGCTTACAAAGGTTTACTTTCAAAATTTTGAGATGTTTAAGGTTCGTCCTGTCGTTATTGTTGGTCATGATTTAACGATAGATATAGATGTAATCATCTCTCCAATCACCAGTGCAGCACCTCGGAGTGAGTTTGATGTTGTTATTGAATTTTGGAAAGAATCAGGTCTATTATATCCTTCTGTAGCAAGAACGACAAAGCTTGCTTCCATTCCTAGAAAAGAACTTATGAGGAAATTAGGAAAATTAAATGAACAGGATTTAAAAAATGTTATTTCACAGTGTAGAAAATTGTTCTGA
- a CDS encoding ATP-binding protein — protein sequence MSKQWLVLFVVCFLFIVVIPGYWVVQTIVSAQNNPQAVEGVLDLGDWDFSDDGIVRLTGEWEFYRNQLLEPADFSGSNSPSPTGIVSLPSKWNEYIAKEGESASGFATFRMVVKLQGDEGLYGVRTTNIRSANKVYMQGQLVGASGLPSGEEITGKESNIPYVGFASVTGNEVEILVQIANYSYSSGGMIYPLVFGDQSSVLKNREFHVLVDLLTAASFLIPVIYFLFLYSLRRKETALLYLGLFCLCALVYVLTHGEKLLVSALPGLSYEWFMKLQFIPSILAYLFIMLYVSVSFPNALSKWATILSKVLTTSAVIVAIILPVQLFSQWEIILFMVAFAMMCYVMYALFAAMKRHLEDALFLFMSIQSIIVVMFVNILYVNGMFEGQAIAAYEMLLFVVAQAMLLAKTYAQSFEEVEQLSQRLLTLDGLKDEFLANTSHELRTPLHGIINISESLLQGAAGSMNEKQSKDLSLVVSTGKRLSSLINDLLDFSKLKNGEVTLNRKAVGLQAVFESVLEVATHLVGNKKIEFVQKWPTHMPFVYADEDKLHQILYNLLGNAIKFTSEGEIRVGASIEKGQVTVSIVDTGIGIEEKRLIDLFKPYDQLEVPYEQEGYSGTGLGLSITKRLVELGDGRIWVKSKVGVGSSFYFTLPLAKEGVSLEGVKREQALPLRQIELSYLQGQERQEKEYTILVVDDDPINLRVLLNLLSLENYAVIAVSDGERAYEEIQRNRQIDLLIVDWMMPNLSGLELSRRIRERFLLSELPILMLTARSRSEDIQTGFQAGINDFLSKPVDAEELKARVRTLLQLRRSVQAVVQTEMAFLQAQIKPHFLFNALNTIIALCPVEPDKAMQLLWELSQYLRSSFDFHHREEKVSLQKELQLVKSYLSLEQGRFEERLTMHYDIDESIQVQVPPLSIQPIVENAVRHGIMKKAAGGSIWLKVWEDVVRQKVMVTVTDDGLGMTPEMVQQLFRERETGEDRGVGILNIHRRLQMFYGEGLHIESQPGQGTVVRFEIPSMIVEDEGVSSD from the coding sequence ATGAGTAAGCAATGGCTTGTGTTGTTCGTGGTTTGTTTTCTATTCATCGTTGTTATACCAGGATACTGGGTTGTTCAAACGATTGTGTCTGCTCAAAATAATCCGCAAGCTGTAGAAGGTGTGCTTGATTTAGGGGATTGGGATTTTAGCGATGACGGAATCGTTCGATTAACAGGGGAATGGGAGTTTTACAGAAATCAGTTACTTGAGCCTGCTGATTTTTCAGGCTCTAACTCTCCCAGTCCGACAGGGATCGTGTCTCTGCCTAGCAAATGGAACGAGTATATAGCAAAGGAAGGGGAATCCGCTAGTGGGTTTGCCACCTTTAGAATGGTGGTTAAGCTCCAAGGTGATGAGGGTCTTTATGGGGTTCGGACAACCAATATACGTTCGGCAAATAAAGTATATATGCAAGGTCAACTGGTTGGAGCTAGTGGACTACCAAGTGGTGAGGAAATTACAGGAAAAGAGAGCAATATTCCTTATGTTGGCTTTGCTTCTGTGACTGGAAATGAGGTTGAAATCCTCGTACAAATAGCGAACTACAGCTATTCTTCTGGTGGGATGATCTATCCGCTGGTATTTGGGGATCAGTCTTCTGTTCTAAAAAATAGAGAGTTTCATGTCCTAGTAGACTTGCTCACGGCAGCTAGCTTTTTAATTCCTGTTATTTATTTTCTGTTTCTATATTCCCTTCGTAGGAAGGAAACGGCATTACTATATTTAGGACTTTTCTGTTTGTGTGCTCTTGTTTATGTGCTTACTCATGGGGAAAAGCTTCTTGTTTCTGCACTACCAGGCCTCAGCTATGAGTGGTTTATGAAGCTTCAGTTCATTCCCTCCATTCTTGCTTATTTATTTATAATGCTGTACGTATCGGTCTCGTTTCCCAATGCTTTAAGCAAATGGGCTACAATATTATCTAAGGTATTGACCACCTCTGCGGTAATTGTGGCTATTATTCTTCCTGTTCAATTATTTTCACAATGGGAGATTATCTTATTCATGGTGGCTTTTGCGATGATGTGCTATGTCATGTACGCTCTATTTGCCGCCATGAAACGCCATCTAGAGGATGCTTTGTTTTTATTCATGAGCATTCAAAGTATTATTGTTGTTATGTTTGTGAATATCCTCTACGTGAATGGTATGTTTGAAGGTCAGGCGATCGCTGCTTATGAAATGCTCCTTTTTGTTGTCGCGCAGGCGATGCTTCTAGCTAAGACGTATGCCCAATCTTTTGAAGAGGTGGAGCAGCTTTCGCAAAGGCTGCTTACGTTAGATGGATTAAAGGATGAATTTCTAGCGAATACATCTCATGAACTACGTACTCCGTTACATGGCATCATTAATATATCTGAATCCTTGCTTCAGGGCGCTGCTGGAAGTATGAATGAGAAGCAGAGCAAGGATCTTTCTCTCGTTGTTTCTACGGGGAAGCGTTTGTCCTCCTTAATTAATGATCTATTAGATTTCTCAAAGCTCAAAAATGGCGAGGTCACTCTTAACCGAAAGGCGGTTGGTCTGCAGGCTGTCTTTGAGTCAGTCCTAGAGGTAGCCACTCATTTAGTGGGTAACAAAAAAATTGAATTTGTCCAGAAATGGCCGACTCATATGCCATTTGTGTATGCGGATGAGGATAAGCTTCATCAAATTTTATATAACCTGCTTGGGAATGCGATTAAATTTACAAGCGAAGGTGAAATTCGAGTAGGAGCTAGTATTGAGAAGGGACAGGTTACCGTTTCTATAGTAGATACTGGAATTGGAATTGAAGAAAAGAGATTAATAGATTTATTCAAACCGTATGATCAGCTTGAGGTTCCTTATGAGCAGGAAGGATACTCCGGAACAGGACTGGGTTTGAGCATTACGAAGAGGTTAGTTGAGCTTGGTGATGGCCGGATCTGGGTTAAATCTAAGGTAGGGGTAGGCAGTTCTTTTTATTTCACTCTTCCCTTAGCTAAAGAGGGTGTTTCCCTTGAAGGGGTCAAAAGGGAGCAGGCTTTGCCTCTAAGGCAAATAGAGCTTAGCTATCTGCAGGGTCAAGAAAGGCAGGAAAAAGAGTACACGATTCTTGTTGTCGATGATGATCCTATTAATCTACGTGTCCTGCTTAATTTGCTATCGCTAGAAAATTATGCAGTCATTGCTGTATCAGATGGAGAAAGAGCTTATGAGGAAATTCAAAGAAACCGACAGATTGATCTTCTCATAGTCGATTGGATGATGCCTAACCTTTCTGGTCTGGAGCTATCTCGAAGAATACGTGAGCGGTTCCTGCTTTCTGAGCTTCCAATTTTAATGCTTACAGCTAGAAGTCGCTCCGAGGATATTCAAACAGGATTTCAAGCTGGAATTAATGACTTTTTGAGTAAGCCTGTAGATGCAGAAGAGCTAAAGGCAAGAGTGCGTACGCTCTTACAGCTTAGACGTTCTGTTCAAGCTGTCGTTCAAACAGAAATGGCCTTTTTACAGGCCCAGATTAAGCCGCACTTTTTATTTAATGCCTTAAATACAATTATTGCTCTTTGCCCTGTAGAGCCTGACAAAGCGATGCAGCTGTTGTGGGAGCTTAGCCAATATTTGCGAAGTAGCTTTGATTTTCATCATCGGGAGGAAAAGGTTTCCCTTCAAAAGGAATTACAGCTGGTGAAGTCGTACTTATCTCTAGAGCAGGGCCGGTTTGAAGAGAGACTTACCATGCATTATGACATTGATGAGTCTATACAGGTTCAAGTACCTCCATTAAGCATCCAGCCTATTGTTGAAAATGCTGTACGACATGGGATTATGAAAAAGGCAGCAGGAGGGAGCATCTGGTTAAAGGTGTGGGAGGATGTTGTTAGACAAAAGGTTATGGTGACCGTTACGGATGACGGATTAGGGATGACACCGGAAATGGTTCAGCAGCTTTTCCGGGAGCGAGAGACCGGTGAGGACAGAGGAGTGGGAATCCTAAATATCCATCGGAGACTACAGATGTTTTATGGAGAAGGGCTACACATTGAAAGTCAACCAGGGCAAGGGACTGTTGTACGCTTTGAGATCCCTTCTATGATAGTGGAGGATGAGGGTGTGAGCAGTGATTAG
- a CDS encoding ABC transporter permease, which produces MRKVIVSLLAVLAGLLAGAILMIASGHNPISGYTFLFRGGLMNIERVGNTLATATPLIFTGLSVAFAFRTGLFNIGAAGQMLIGGLLATAVGLNLDLARPLLLPIVIIVGFVGGALWGLLPGLLKARFNVHEVVSTIMMNWIAYWIVYYTVPAYLKGEFLETETRQLPANASLREEFLSNLFGGSFINLGLFLAVLAVIVVAFLLNRTTLGYELKATGFNRHAAEYAGIGVNKGIIVSMMIAGGLAGLAGVAQYTGNAVNLQIGVLPTQGFDGIAVSLLGANSPIGVLLAAIFFGILYAGRGFMNAMTGIPPEIADSIIAIVIYFAATSILIERLVTRFLKRRSAKKNETSGQGKGEL; this is translated from the coding sequence ATGAGAAAAGTTATAGTATCCTTGCTTGCTGTTCTTGCCGGTTTACTTGCGGGTGCGATTTTAATGATAGCGTCAGGACATAATCCAATATCAGGATATACTTTTTTATTCCGTGGTGGATTAATGAACATTGAACGGGTTGGAAATACGCTAGCTACGGCAACCCCTTTAATTTTTACAGGATTGTCCGTTGCTTTTGCTTTCCGTACAGGATTATTTAACATTGGTGCGGCTGGCCAAATGCTTATTGGGGGCTTATTGGCTACTGCTGTAGGTCTGAATCTTGATCTTGCCAGACCGCTACTTCTTCCTATCGTGATTATTGTTGGATTTGTTGGAGGAGCACTTTGGGGCTTATTGCCAGGACTTTTAAAAGCTAGATTTAACGTTCATGAGGTTGTTTCTACAATCATGATGAACTGGATTGCTTATTGGATTGTGTATTACACAGTACCAGCCTATTTAAAAGGAGAATTTCTTGAAACAGAGACTAGGCAATTGCCTGCTAATGCATCATTAAGAGAAGAGTTTCTTTCCAATCTATTTGGTGGCTCGTTTATCAATTTAGGCTTATTTTTAGCCGTTCTTGCTGTAATTGTTGTGGCGTTTCTATTAAATAGGACTACACTTGGGTACGAGCTGAAGGCCACAGGCTTTAATCGACATGCGGCTGAGTATGCAGGAATAGGCGTGAACAAAGGCATTATTGTATCGATGATGATTGCAGGTGGTTTAGCTGGGCTAGCTGGTGTGGCTCAATATACAGGGAATGCCGTAAACCTGCAAATCGGTGTGTTGCCTACTCAAGGGTTTGATGGAATTGCTGTTTCTTTATTAGGAGCTAATAGCCCTATAGGTGTTCTGTTAGCAGCCATATTCTTTGGTATTTTATATGCTGGAAGAGGATTTATGAATGCGATGACGGGTATTCCACCAGAAATTGCAGATTCCATTATCGCTATTGTCATCTACTTTGCGGCTACTAGTATTCTTATTGAGCGCTTGGTGACGAGATTTTTAAAGCGTCGCTCAGCTAAGAAAAATGAGACATCTGGCCAAGGAAAGGGGGAGCTGTAG
- a CDS encoding ABC transporter ATP-binding protein, which produces MEYVVEMLNIRKEFPGVVANDNISLALQKGEVHALLGENGAGKSTLMGMLFGMYEPDRGVIKVRGKETRIASPNIADDLGIGMVHQHFKLVDNFTVTENIMLGSEVKKYGVLDLKTAAKRIEELSKRYGLNVNPNAKIEDISVGMQQRVEILKMLYRKAEILILDEPTAVLTPQEIKDLMEIMKNLIKEGKSIILITHKLKEIKAVADRCTVIRRGKTIGTVDVAGTSEAQMAEMMVGRHVSFGVEKKEAKVGDVVLKVDGLSIKDASKNMAVKDLSLEVRAGEILGIAGVEGNGQSELIEGITGLKKAEQGAIHFLGEDITRHSIRSRILKGIGHIPEDRQKRGLVLDYSMEDNMILKVYNRPPFAKRALLNRRSIREYAKNIMESFDVRSGQGAASVARTLSGGNQQKGIIGREIELDPTLLIAVQPTRGLDVGSIEYIHKRLVEHRDRGNAVLLVSLELDEIINLSDRIAVMNNGELVGIVDAKDATENKLGLMMAGVKGEEEA; this is translated from the coding sequence GTGGAATACGTCGTTGAGATGCTTAACATTAGAAAAGAATTTCCTGGTGTCGTGGCTAATGATAATATTTCTTTGGCTTTGCAAAAGGGTGAAGTTCACGCTTTATTAGGAGAAAATGGGGCAGGGAAATCCACTTTGATGGGTATGCTTTTTGGCATGTACGAGCCCGATCGAGGTGTGATTAAGGTTCGTGGGAAAGAAACACGCATCGCAAGCCCTAATATTGCCGATGATCTAGGTATTGGAATGGTTCACCAGCACTTTAAGCTTGTGGACAATTTTACGGTTACGGAAAATATCATGCTTGGTAGCGAAGTGAAGAAATACGGGGTGTTAGACCTTAAAACAGCTGCGAAACGAATTGAAGAGCTTTCAAAACGTTACGGCCTTAACGTTAATCCTAACGCTAAGATTGAAGACATCTCAGTAGGGATGCAGCAAAGAGTTGAAATCCTAAAGATGCTGTATCGTAAAGCGGAAATTTTGATTTTGGACGAGCCTACTGCTGTCCTTACTCCACAGGAAATTAAGGATTTAATGGAGATCATGAAGAATCTGATCAAAGAAGGAAAGTCGATCATTCTGATTACCCATAAGCTCAAGGAAATCAAGGCTGTTGCTGACAGATGTACCGTCATCCGCAGAGGGAAAACAATTGGTACGGTAGATGTGGCAGGAACAAGTGAGGCACAGATGGCTGAAATGATGGTGGGCAGACATGTCTCTTTTGGTGTGGAGAAGAAAGAGGCAAAGGTTGGAGACGTTGTTTTAAAGGTCGACGGGCTGTCCATTAAGGATGCTAGTAAAAACATGGCTGTGAAAGACCTTTCTCTAGAGGTTAGAGCTGGAGAAATCCTAGGTATTGCTGGAGTAGAGGGTAATGGGCAATCTGAGCTTATTGAGGGAATTACAGGACTTAAGAAAGCAGAGCAGGGAGCGATTCATTTCCTAGGGGAGGATATCACTAGGCATTCTATTCGTAGCCGTATATTAAAAGGAATCGGTCATATTCCAGAGGATAGGCAAAAGCGTGGATTAGTTTTGGATTATTCTATGGAAGATAATATGATTCTAAAGGTGTATAATCGCCCACCTTTTGCCAAGCGTGCCTTGCTGAATAGGCGCTCTATTCGTGAGTACGCTAAAAACATTATGGAAAGCTTTGACGTCCGTTCTGGGCAAGGAGCAGCTTCTGTAGCTAGAACACTATCGGGTGGAAATCAGCAGAAAGGGATTATAGGCCGAGAAATCGAGCTAGACCCGACATTGTTGATTGCTGTTCAGCCGACTCGTGGATTAGATGTGGGCTCTATTGAATATATTCATAAGCGTTTAGTAGAGCATAGAGACAGAGGTAACGCTGTACTACTCGTATCCTTAGAGCTTGATGAAATCATAAACCTATCTGACCGTATTGCTGTCATGAATAACGGTGAACTGGTCGGAATTGTCGATGCCAAAGATGCTACAGAGAATAAATTGGGCTTGATGATGGCCGGAGTAAAAGGGGAGGAAGAAGCATGA
- a CDS encoding TspO/MBR family protein has translation MSRIGFVWLNIIGYVGVLIVNFLANALPIAGRDTGEISEMYPVLVTPASYAFSIWSLIYLLLGGFVILQALPRWRNDPRFEAIGPWFFISCVLNSSWIVFWHYLQINISVLIMLALLGTLIILYLKTRSNTSLWFQAKEDKRDTLPAFLFIKLPFSIYLGWISVATIVNISVALYAADWGGWGLSDTFWSVAVLLVAALLALWIGHAYNDQAYRLVVIWALIAIGIKQVDHSAIAWSAWGLASILLIAILASIISKSRR, from the coding sequence ATGAGCAGAATAGGATTTGTTTGGTTAAACATTATTGGATATGTTGGTGTACTTATTGTCAATTTTTTAGCCAATGCTTTACCTATTGCAGGAAGAGATACGGGGGAGATCTCCGAGATGTATCCCGTTCTGGTAACGCCTGCATCCTATGCTTTTTCGATATGGTCGCTCATTTATCTTCTTCTGGGGGGATTTGTCATTCTACAAGCGCTTCCCAGATGGAGGAATGATCCGAGGTTTGAAGCGATAGGCCCATGGTTCTTCATAAGCTGTGTTCTAAACAGCTCATGGATTGTGTTCTGGCATTACCTACAGATCAATATTTCTGTCCTCATCATGCTCGCTCTGTTAGGTACATTAATTATTCTTTATTTAAAAACCCGTTCAAACACTTCGCTCTGGTTTCAGGCCAAAGAGGATAAACGGGACACATTACCAGCCTTTTTGTTTATAAAGCTTCCTTTTAGTATATATCTAGGCTGGATTTCGGTGGCTACCATAGTTAACATAAGTGTTGCCTTGTATGCAGCAGATTGGGGTGGCTGGGGCTTATCAGATACGTTTTGGTCTGTAGCAGTTCTTCTTGTTGCTGCTCTGCTTGCTTTGTGGATAGGTCATGCGTACAATGATCAGGCTTATAGATTGGTTGTGATTTGGGCTCTAATAGCTATAGGGATTAAACAGGTAGACCACAGTGCAATAGCATGGTCAGCTTGGGGGTTAGCGTCCATTTTACTGATTGCTATTTTGGCCTCTATTATTAGTAAATCTAGGAGGTAA
- a CDS encoding ABC transporter permease translates to MWSLIEQIFPYAVLYTIPILITALGGLFSERSGVVNIGLEGLMVVGSFAGAFTIYTMHGIWPNEAWVVWVGLLAAMVLGMLFSLLHAFASINLSANQIISGVAINLLAGAITVFLARGIMGSGKISASQFRPFDVPFLSDIPVLGSLLFTRTYITTWLVLGIVLVSAFVLYKTSFGLRLRAVGENPHAAEAAGINVRFIRYMAVIISGAFAGLGGATIVVTYSGEFSGTVAGLGFLALASLIFGQWKPLGILAATFFFGFASTIATVSQVIPALAVVPPVLLKIFPYVMTLIALILFSKSSRAPKGLGEPFDSSKR, encoded by the coding sequence ATGTGGAGCTTAATTGAGCAGATCTTCCCTTATGCCGTTTTATATACAATCCCTATCCTGATTACGGCGCTTGGTGGTTTATTTAGTGAACGAAGTGGTGTTGTTAATATCGGATTAGAGGGCTTAATGGTCGTAGGCTCCTTTGCCGGGGCATTTACAATCTATACGATGCACGGAATTTGGCCAAATGAAGCATGGGTTGTGTGGGTTGGCTTGTTAGCGGCGATGGTTCTTGGTATGCTGTTCTCCCTATTACACGCCTTTGCCAGCATAAACTTGAGCGCTAACCAAATTATTAGTGGTGTCGCGATAAACTTGCTTGCTGGAGCTATAACTGTTTTCTTAGCACGTGGAATTATGGGAAGCGGGAAAATTAGCGCGAGTCAATTTCGACCGTTTGATGTACCATTCCTATCTGATATACCTGTGCTAGGAAGCTTATTATTCACAAGAACCTATATCACAACATGGCTAGTGTTAGGTATCGTATTGGTTAGTGCGTTTGTGCTGTACAAAACGTCCTTCGGCTTGAGACTAAGGGCGGTTGGGGAAAACCCTCATGCCGCTGAAGCAGCAGGGATTAACGTAAGATTCATTAGATACATGGCCGTAATCATTTCAGGTGCCTTTGCTGGATTAGGTGGGGCAACGATTGTTGTGACGTATTCTGGAGAGTTTAGTGGAACGGTTGCTGGATTAGGATTTCTAGCTCTAGCCTCCTTGATTTTTGGTCAGTGGAAGCCACTAGGAATTTTAGCAGCTACGTTTTTCTTCGGGTTTGCCAGTACCATCGCAACCGTATCACAGGTAATACCAGCCCTTGCTGTTGTACCACCAGTGTTGCTTAAAATATTCCCATATGTAATGACCCTAATTGCTCTTATTCTGTTCTCTAAATCGTCTCGTGCTCCAAAAGGATTGGGCGAGCCGTTTGATTCAAGTAAGAGGTAG